Proteins from a genomic interval of Papaver somniferum cultivar HN1 chromosome 4, ASM357369v1, whole genome shotgun sequence:
- the LOC113274016 gene encoding protein NRT1/ PTR FAMILY 5.2-like, translating into MEEEKGMGDMRVKEGYTQDGTVDLKGRPILRSKGGRWKACSFTVGYELFERLAFFGVLTNLVVYLSTRLHEGTVKSANNVTNWIGTTWMLSILGAYVADTYLGRYWTFVVSSAVYFAGMCLLFLSVTLPALKPPICGPGVLPQDCNDRPSSFQVGIFYAALYIMALGNGGTKSNISAIGADQFDVYEPKEKAQKLSFFNWWMFTIYLGQLCANTVIVYIQDNVGWSLGYGLPTIGLAISTIVFLVGTPFYRHKVRSGSPFTHMAMVLVAALRKCKVPLPDEPKDLYELKPDEYARAQKRRIDHTPSLRILDKAAVKTGLSSPWRLCPVTRVEETKQMIKMIPVLIVTFVPAMVMAQVNTLFIKQGITLERSLGQNFDIPPACLGVFVTLSMLVSIVIYDCYFVPLVRRYTKNARGVTILQRMGIGIVLHIMVMLTAFLMERKRLQVIKDNGITGKSVIVPLPIFILLPQYVLMGVSASFFLVANLEFFYDQAPESMKSIGTSYYTSSLGIGQFLSSFLLKTVANITERRGTGWILDNINLSHLDYYYAFLGILSFLNLMLFLVFTKWYVYKVEPESEEE; encoded by the exons atggaagaagagAAAGGAATGGGAGACATGAGGGTGAAAGAAGGCTACACACAAGATGGTACGGTGGATCTTAAAGGTCGACCTATCCTTCGATCAAAGGGTGGAAGATGGAAGGCATGCTCTTTCACTGTAG GGTATGAGTTGTTTGAGAGGCTGGCATTTTTTGGAGTCCTCACGAATTTGGTGGTCTATTTATCAACTAGACTACATGAAGGTACTGTTAAATCAGCAAACAATGTGACCAACTGGATCGGTACGACATGGATGTTATCTATCCTAGGTGCTTATGTCGCAGACACCTATCTTGGACGATATTGGACATTTGTTGTCTCATCTGCTGTTTACTTTGCG GGAATGTGCCTCTTATTTTTGTCGGTTACATTACCTGCATTGAAGCCACCGATATGTGGACCTGGAGTACTTCCCCAAGACTGTAATGACCGACCTTCGTCTTTCCAAGTCGGCATCTTTTATGCTGCGCTTTATATAATGGCATTAGGAAACGGCGGAACCAAGTCAAACATCTCAGCAATAGGTGCAGACCAATTCGACGTTTATGAACCCAAAGAGAAGGCTCAAAAGTTATCCTTCTTTAATTGGTGGATGTTTACCATATATCTTGGGCAACTCTGTGCAAACACTGTTATTGTTTACATACAAGACAACGTTGGTTGGTCCCTTGGGTACGGCCTTCCTACAATTGGATTAGCCATTTCAACTATAGTCTTCTTGGTTGGAACCCCTTTTTACAGGCACAAGGTCCGGTCAGGAAGTCCTTTCACTCATATGGCTATGGTTCTTGTTGCTGCTTTGAGAAAATGCAAAGTTCCCTTACCAGATGAACCTAAAGATctctatgaactgaaacctgatgAATATGCCCGTGCCCAGAAGCGCAGAATTGACCACACTCCTTCGTTGAG GATACTTGATAAAGCGGCTGTGAAGACTGGTCTAAGCAGCCCCTGGAGACTCTGCCCGGTGACACGAGTAGAAGAAACCAAACAGATGATAAAAATGATACCTGTTTTGATTGTTACTTTTGTTCCAGCCATGGTGATGGCCCAAGTAAATACACTTTTTATCAAGCAAGGTATCACCTTAGAAAGAAGCCTGGGTCAAAATTTTGACATTCCTCCAGCATGTCTTGGAGTGTTCGTTACACTCTCAATGTTGGTTAGTATTGTAATCTACGACTGTTACTTCGTGCCATTAGTTCGACGGTACACAAAGAATGCAAGAGGGGTAACAATTTTACAAAGAATGGGAATTGGCATAGTTTTACATATTATGGTCATGCTGACGGCCTTCTTAATGGAAAGGAAAAGATTACAGGTGATAAAGGACAACGGTATTACTGGTAAAAGTGTGATTGTTCCTCTACCTATTTTTATACTACTACCGCAATATGTTTTGATGGGGGTATCTGCCTCATTTTTCCTAGTTGCGAACCTTGAGTTCTTTTACGATCAAGCACCAGAAAGCATGAAAAGTATTGGGACATCGTACTACACAAGCAGTCTAGGAATTGGACAGTTCCTTAGTAGTTTTCTTCTAAAAACCGTGGCAAATATCACGGAGCGTCGCGGCACAGGATGGATACTGGATAACATTAATTTATCTCATTTGGATTACTATTATGCGTTTCTAGGGATATTGAGCTTTCTCAATCTTATGTTGTTTTTAGTATTTACTAAATGGTATGTATATAAGGTCGAgccagaatcagaagaagaataG